TGTCCACAGTGGATCTGACGGCCGAATGGGGTCCGGCGCACCGCGCGGAGGACGTGCGGGCCCGGATCGCGCGGACGCGGGAGGACGGGTATTCGACCAATCCCGGGCTGGTGGTCGAGGGAAGCTGGGGCATGGCGGCGGCGGTGTTCACGCCCGCCGGGGAGCCGGCGTGGGCGTTGACCTTGACCGGGGTGGAGTCGCGGTTCCGCGCGGAGCGGCGCCCCGAGCTGGGGGCATTGCTGCTCAAAGAGGCGCATGCGTTGACGAACGTGCTGCGCCAGCCCTCCTGAGGGTCAAGAAGCAGTGGCGGCGTTCTCTTTGTCGTACGCCGCTCGCGCAGTCATGACCTGGTCCATGTTCCGGCGCGCCCACCGGTCCAGCAGTTCCAGCGGTTCGGCGAGGTTGCGGCCCAGCTGGGTCAGCTCGTACTCGACCTTCGGCGGGATCACCGGGTACGCGGTGCGGACGAGGATGCCGTCGCGGACCAGGCTGCGCAGGGTTTGCGTCAGGACCTTCTGCGAGATCCCGTCGACGCGCTTGCCGATCTCGGTGAAGCGCAGCGGGCCGTCCGTCAGCGCGCCGACGATCAGCACCGTCCACTGGTCGCCGATCCGGTCGAGCAGCTGGCGCGTCGGGCAATCGCGGTCGTACGGGTTTCCGAGCACGGCGGCCTCCTCACTCTCCGCAAGAGAGTAACACTCCGCCGGGCCGAGAGGCTTTACCGAACCCGAACATCCGTCCCACACCGCTCGTACACCCGCGCGCGACGGTGGTCCTCGGAACACCGACACGGGAGGACGAGAACGATGCGAGGAACGAGGCGGCTGGCACTGGCGGGCTGCGGGATCGCGGCCGGACTGCTCGTGGCCGCGCCGATCGCCAGCGCCGACACGCAGGCGCCGGCCCCGGCTCCGGTGACGCTGAGCCCCCAGGAGGTCCAGCAGATGTGCACGGCGTGGGTGCCGAAACTGCGCAAACAGGCCCAGAATCTGACCAACCGGATCAACGGCGGACCCGAGGTCGCCGGGTCGGTCGCGAATCTCAAGGCGCGCGCGAACGACGCCCGCACGCAGGGGCACGCCGCGCAGGCCGACCGGCTGCAGAAGCGGGCGGACAAGCGCCAGAGCCGGCTCGGCGAGCTGGCGAACGCGACGAAGCAGCTCGACGCGTTCGCCGCGGCGCACTGTCAGGCGCCGAAGTGAGGCGGCTGATCGCGATCGCTGCCGCGGCTGCCGCCGTCGGGCTCGGCTGCGTGGCTTGCGACAACGGTTCGGCACCGTCGCCGGGGGCGGCGCCGGACGGCGATCTGAGCAGCATCCAGTCCACGCTGGACTCCATCCAGTCCGACATGGCGGGCGACGGGCAGCGGTGACCCGCGTACCGTTTCCCCCGACGCAGTCGGCCGGAGGAACGGGAGCCCGCATGGGGTCAGCTGGCCGCGGTCTCGTCCTCGTCGTGGAGGACGAGACCGCGATCGCCGAACTCGCCGCGCTGTACCTGCGGCGCGACGGGTTCGGGGTGGAGGTCGAGCCGGACGGGGCGAAGGCGCTCGCGGCGATCCGCCGGTTGCGGCCGGTCGCGGTGGTCCTCGACATCGGACTGTCCGGAATGGACGGCATCGAGATCTGCCGGGCGCTGCGCGCGGCGGGCGACTGGACGCCCGTGCTGTTCGTGACCGCCCGCGACGACGAGCTGGATCGCTTGCTGGGCTTG
The nucleotide sequence above comes from Amycolatopsis sp. AA4. Encoded proteins:
- a CDS encoding helix-turn-helix domain-containing protein — translated: MLGNPYDRDCPTRQLLDRIGDQWTVLIVGALTDGPLRFTEIGKRVDGISQKVLTQTLRSLVRDGILVRTAYPVIPPKVEYELTQLGRNLAEPLELLDRWARRNMDQVMTARAAYDKENAATAS